From a single Brassica oleracea var. oleracea cultivar TO1000 chromosome C5, BOL, whole genome shotgun sequence genomic region:
- the LOC106292949 gene encoding dof zinc finger protein DOF3.1, whose translation MQDPSAYYNSMMATQQQQQPQQFPEQEQLKCPRCDSPNTKFCYYNNYNLSQPRHFCKSCRRYWTKGGALRNVPVGGGSRKNAKRSTSASSPPNTHKKKTKHPDPDPNPDTDPTRMLYGFPIGDQDVKGMEMGGGGSFSSLLASNMQLGLGGIILDGSGWDPGMGLKRSEAGDEGGGNPWTDLSRNRVEKN comes from the coding sequence ATGCAGGATCCATCAGCTTATTACAACTCGATGATGGCGACACAACAACAACAACAACCACAGCAGTTTCCAGAGCAAGAACAGCTAAAGTGTCCTCGATGTGACTCACCGAACACAAAATTCTGTTACTACAACAACTACAACCTGTCACAGCCCCGTCACTTTTGCAAAAGCTGCCGTCGTTACTGGACCAAAGGCGGGGCTCTCCGCAACGTTCCCGTCGGCGGCGGTTCTCGCAAGAACGCTAAACGATCAACCTCTGCGTCTTCTCCTCCCAACACACACAAGAAGAAGACCAAACACCCGGACCCGGATCCTAACCCGGATACGGATCCGACCCGGATGCTGTACGGGTTTCCGATCGGAGACCAAGACGTGAAAGGTATGGAGATGGGTGGTGGTGGGAGTTTTAGCTCGCTTTTGGCGTCGAATATGCAGTTGGGTCTTGGTGGGATCATCCTAGACGGGTCGGGTTGGGATCCGGGTATGGGACTAAAGAGGAGTGAAGCGGGTGACGAAGGTGGTGGTAACCCGTGGACCGATCTTTCTAGGAACAGAGTGGAGAAAAACTGA